TCGGTGCTGATCCTGCTGACGTTGCTGTTGCTGACACCCCTTTTCTACTACCTGCCCAAGGCCGTTCTCAGCGCGATCATCGTTGTGGCGGTCGGCGCGTTGCTCGACTACAAGGAGGCCGTCCATCTGTTCCGGATCAAGCGGGCCGACGGTCTGACATTCCTGCTGACGTTCGTCTGCACCTTGGCCATTGGCATCGAGCAGGGACTGCTGATCGGTCTGGTCTTTTCCCTCGGCCTGTTCATCTGGCGCAGTTCCCATCCCCACACGGCCGAGTTGGGGTATCTTGAAAGCGAGGGTGTCTTTCGGAATGTTTTGCGCCATCCGGAAGCCAAGGTCTATCCAGGGACATTGATTCTCCGGCCGGATGCCTCCCTGTATTTCGCCAATACGAAATTCCTCGAAGACTGTCTCGCGCAGGATGTCGCCGGCCGGCCTGGAATCCGGTGGATCGTTCTGGACATGTCGGGTGTCAACGACATCGACGCCGTCGCCGTTGATGTGCTGGAGAAACTGGTGGGGGCGTATAGACATCGCGGCATCGAATTCGCCTTTGCCGCCATGAAGGGGCCGGTCCGCGACGTGGTCAAGCGTGCCGGCTGGGAGGAGAAACAGGGCCATGTTCACTACCCTTCGCTGCAGCATGCGTTACGTGGCATCCGCGTTCTGGGGGACTCCGGCGGCGACTTGTGACGGGCTGCGGCTCGCGGATCGTCCGTGACACTGCGTCACGAGAACGCGGTTACGGAAGGGTTGCGGCCGGCCCGGCAGGGCGATAGGATGGGCACGGTTGAATCCGGGCGTTTCGAACTCGCGTGGAAAGGCAGAATGATGATGCGACGGATGATTCTGGCGGCGGTGGTGACGGTGGTGCTGGCGCAGGCGGCGGCGGGCCAGCCGTATCTGTTCAGTTACTTCAAGGGCAACGGCGAGGACGGACTGCACCTGGCCTATAGCAACGACGGCCTCGCCTGGACCGCGCTGAACGACGACCGCTCGTTCCTGACGCCGCAGGTCGGCACGAAGCTCATGCGCGACCCGTGCATTTGCCAGGGCCCGGACGGGACGTTCCACATGGTCTGGACCAGCGGCTGGTGGGACAAGGGCATCGGCCTGGCCCACTCCAAAGACCTGATCCATTGGTCCGAGCAGAAGTGGATCGAGGTGATGGCCCACGAGGGTGACGCCGTCAACTGCTGGGCTCCGGAGATCTACTACGATGCCCCGACGGGCACGTATCTGATCTTCTGGTCGACGACGATCCCCGGCCGCTTCCCCGAGACCGAGCGCGTCGACGGCGACCGCGGCGACGGCAGGGTGCTGAACCATCGCATTTATTATGTCACGACCCGCGACTTCGTGACATTCAGCGAGACGAAGCTGTTCTATGACGACGGGTTCAACGCGATCGATGCGACGATCGTCAAGGACGGCGACCGCTACATCATGTTCATCAAGGACGAGACGAAGGTGCCCGTCGCGAAGAAGGACATTCGCATCGCCACCGCCGCGCGGGCCGAGGGGCCCTATGGTCCCGCCTCTCCGCCGTTCTCGCCCGACTGGGTCGAAGGCCCCACCGCGTTGAAGATCGGCGACTACTGGCACGTCTATTACGACGCCTACACGCGCCACCGCATGGAGGGCGTCCGCTCGAAGGACCTCGTGCACTGGGAGCCCATCACCGAGATGCTTTCGTTCCCCAAAGGGCTGCGTCACGGCACGGCGTTTGCCGTCTCAAACGAGATTCTCGCGGCGCTGAAAGAAAAATAGCGCGCGATCCATCGGCGTAAGGGACGAATTCGCAAGGCCTTAAGCGGACTGCCCGATCGTGCCGGCCGATACGAGGAAAATCCTGCTGGCATTTTGCGCGCGGCACTTCTATAGTAGCACCAATTCGGTTGGTAGGATCGGTCTTCGATATGGGCGCCGAGGCCGTCGCGCGTGTGGCTGCGAGCGGGCCGAGGCGCATCGGCAGCGAGAGAAGGACGATGGATGCCACAGACCCGCAGAACATTGGACGGTGGCCCCGGAAGGTGGCTCGTGCGCGCACGCGTTCGGCCTGCGACGGGCCCATAACGACGGCCGACCGCGCGGGCGAAGGGGGGTGTCTCTACTTCTGGTACGAATGCTGCGAGGGCGGTTGCGACGCGCGATGGCCGGCCCGGCCGGCTGTGCGCAATCTCTGAGCCGCCGCAGCGATCGACGAAATCGGCGTGGTTGGTTTGGCGTGTGGAAGCCGGCGTCCGCCGCAGGCGGATGCGGCTGTCACGAACGCACCAAAACGGGACGCGGTGGTCACGCCTCGGCGTGGCATAACGACACCGACGTCGCGGCACGGAGGTGGACCCGGGCTTGCCGGCAGGGGAGTTTTGCAGGCCCTGTGCGTTCCTGAGGAGTGGTGGTGTGCACGCCAGCCTTCCTGCGGTGAGGGACCATCGTAGGAAGGCCCGCGCCGGTTGTCGCCGCTATTCCCCGATGATCTGGCAGATCACCGTACGCGTCCGCGCCCGCGTGTCGAAGTCGATCAGAATGATCTGCTGCCAGGTCCCCAGCGTCAGCCGGCCCGCGACGAACGGCACGCTCAGCGATGGGCCCAGCAGCGACGCCCGCACGTGCGAGTGCCCGTTGTCGTCGTGCCAGGTCTGCTCGTGCACGTAGCGCCCGTCGGCCGGAGCGATCTTCTCGAACGCCGCCTCGATGTCGTGCTCGGCCAGCCCCGGCTCGAACTCCGTCGTTGTCAGTCCCCCCGTCGAGCCCACGTGGAACGCCGTCACCACCCCGTCGCGAAGCCCACAGCGGCTCACCGCACGCGCCACCTCGTCGGTGATGTCGATCACGTGGTTGTTGCCCCGCGTGGCAACCTGAATCTCCTCGGTTCTCACGGCCACAGCACACCCTTTCACAAGCCTTATCGTTGCCGCGACAGACTACACGACGCCCGCGGCCCGTGCAAGGCCGACCCGGCCGAAACGCCCAAACACGCAACACCTTTTTGCGCACACATCGTGACATTGAAGATTTTTTTACTCCCGTTGCAGACGGTATTTACGAGGCAATTGCCATCGCTGGACGCACTTTTTTTGATCAAAAACGTGCAGCGCCGCCCCTTTATGGAGGCCGACGTCGGTTCGGCCGCACGGGCTGCACGGCCGCCGGGACGGGCCGGGGCAGCAGGACCCCGATGGTTCGCGGGCCGCCGCCTTGACGATCCTCAAACCCATCGAAGTTCCCGCCTGGCTCGAACGCCTCGTCGTGCCGCTGGTGCTGCTGTGGCGTCGGCTCCGCTACGGCTACGCCTTCCGACGCATCCCGCTGACCCAGGGCCTTTTCGCCATCGTCGATCCCGAAGACTACGCGGCCCTGGCCCGCCACAAGTGGCACGCTACACGCGGCCGCACCACCTTCTACGCCCAGCGCAAGGCCTGGGACCCCGTCGCCCGCAAGGAAGTCACGATCAAGATGCACCGCGAGATCCTGCCCGTCGCCGACGGCCTCGTCGTCGATCACGTCAGCCGCAACGGACTGGACAACCGCAAGGCCAACCTCCGCAGCGCCACGCCCGCCCAGAACACCTGCAACCGCGCGCGGGCCGGCCGCACCGGCGGCCATTCGGCCTATCGCGGCGTGACGCGCCACAAAGCCATGGACCAATGGTTCGCCCGCATCGGCGTCAACGGCCGCACCATCCCCCTGGGCTACTTCGACGACGAGATCGACGCCGCACTCGCCTACGACAACGCCGCCCGCCACCACCACGGCCCCTTCGCCACCCTCAACTTCCCCCACGGCCGGCCGCCGCGCCCTTGACCGGACGGCCCCCGAAATGCTATCATAGCCCCATGAAGCGAACCCACGGAGAAGGCAATAGGTCCCATGAGTCCTATGAGTCCCATAGGTCCAATAGGACCAATTCGACCCATAGGACGAATGATCCTCCTCCGCTCATCGGTCCTCACGGCGGCTATCGCCGGCTCAAGTCCTACCAGACCGCCGAGATCGTCCACGATGCCACCGTCGCGTTCGTGGCCCGCTTCATCGACCGGCACAGCCGCACCACCGACCAGATGGTCCAGGCCGCTCGCTCCGGCAAGCAGAACATCGCTGAAGCCAGCCAGGCCTCCGCCACATCGAAGAAGACCGAACTGAAACTCACCAGCGTCGCCCGCGCCAGCCTCGAAGAACTCCTCCTCGACTACGAAGACTTCCTGCGCCAACAGAATTTGCCCCTCTGGCCCAAAGACCACCCGCAGGCTCTGGCGATCCGAAAGCTCGCGTACGCGAGCAATAGGTCCTATCAGTCCCATTCGGCTACGCTCAGGGCAAGCTCTATAGGTCCTATGTAGAAAGAAGTTCTCCACAAACCGCTGCCAACACCGTCATCTGCCTGATCCACCAGGCCAACTACCTCCTCGACCGCCAGCTCGCCCAGCTCGAGCGCCAGTTCCTCACCGAAGGCGGCTTCACCGAACGCCTCTACCACACCCGCCGCCACCGCCGCAACCACCCATAACCCCCCGGGGGTCCTATGCGTGCATAGGTCCAATCGGTCCCATCCGTCCTATCCCTTCGCCCGCCGCACGACGCACGACGAATTCCCTCCCGCACGACGAAATCTCGCCATTCTTCCTTGTTTCTCACGCCCATCTCGCCGATAATACCCATAGTTGGGAGTAACCATGAAGAGACAATACAGAACCGATTGCGGACAACCCGTTCCGGCCCAAAACCCCCGTCCAAACGGCAAGCCGCAACCCCAGAAACCAGACATCCAGCAATCCCGCCCGGCTTTGGACGCCCATTTGCGTATGCTGTCCCCAGAATGCGCCCCAGAATGCGTCATAGATGTCCCCTGATCTTCTCCAACAACCCAGACACTGTGGAGGAAACTCACATGCAGACAAGTGGAAGAAAGCCGGAGGCGTTGGCCCGGCATGTAACGACCTTGCACTTCATCAGTGCACTTATGGTTGCGTGGCTGATGTCGGGCTGCGCGGGGGGTCTTGATAGCAGGTACCCGAATGTGCGTCAGGCCGCCGTGCGGAGAGTCACCAACCAGGCGTTGCTGGCAAAGGTGGCGGTGGAGGACGAGGATGGGAATGTCCGGGGTGCCGCTGTCGCGAAGCTGACGGACCAGGCGTTGCTGGCAAAGGTAGCGGTGGGGGACAAGGATGGAAATGTCCGGGGTGCCGCCGTCGAGAGACTGACCGACCAGGCATTGCTGGCGAAGGTGGCGGTGGAGGACGAGGATGGGAATGTCCGGCGTCTCGCTGTCGCGAAGCTGACGGACCAGGCATTGCTGGCGAAGGTGGCGGTGGAGGACAGAGATATGATTGTCCGTTTGACCGCCATTGGTGGGCTTCGGGATCGAGCAGTCCTGCAGACAGTCCTGCAGAGGTTTAAGGACAGGGAAGGGTTTTATGCCCACGATCATGAAGGGTCTTATGCCCACGAGATTGCTCGCCTTCGGCTTTGCCTCGTCGATCCTTATATGGAACGCTCGTTGGGCAGGACGCACGTGATGGTCGGTCTTACCTTAAAAGAGCAAGGCTATGGTCTGGCCAATTCCGCGTTTGCGTTTCCGACTATTATGCACACTTTACACGGGCATGTCCTGAGTGTTGTCGTATTCGGAGACAGATTGCCACGCCAAATCAGCATGAGCTGGTACCCTAGTTTTCCGTATAGATCTACTCGTCTGAGTTATGCTATACCTGCACGTGTAGACATTTCGGACATACTCAGACCATTACTTGCCACTGTTCCACAAGCAGGACTGGAATTATTGGCCGTGAACAGTCCACTCGCAGAAGTGCGCCAAGCCGCTGTCATAAACCTGACTGACAAGAGGCTGTTGGCCAGACCTGAGATACAGGCATTGCTGGCGGAAGTGGCGGAGGCCAAGGGGTATCAGTTTGTGCATGTCTCCCGCGCCGCTGTCATGAAACTGACTGACGAGACGCTGTTGGCGAGGCCCGCGATACAGGCGCGGCTGGCGGAAGTGGCGAGCCGGGCCAGGGATGATGTCGCCGGCAAAGCCGCCGGCAAAGCCGCTGTCAATAAGCTGACAGACCAAGCATTGCTGGCTAAGGTGGCGGTGGAGGGCGACAGCTGGCGTGTCAAAATGGCCGCTGTCAATAAGCTGACAGATCAAGCATTGCTGGCAAAGGTAGCGGTGGAGGCCAAGAGTCATTTCCGCCAAGCTGCTGTCGAGAAGCTGACAGACCAGGCGTTGCTGGCAACGGTGGCGGCGGACGACGAGGATTCCTTTGTCCGCAATGCCGCTAAACGAAGGTTGCGTGCGTTACGGCGCGGGCGCTGACTCGGCGGTGGGATTGCGGAAGGCGCATTAACACGCGAAGCGCAACACGCCCGTTCGGAGTCATCGCGAGCGATCCGGCGGGACAGTGAGCTTCTTGGGCGTAAATCTGGGGACGCCATACGCAATAGGGCGGGCGTTGCCGACTTCGAGCGGCGTGGGGCGAGCATCAAGGGACGGCGCGGGACAGCGTTGGTTTGCTCACCCGGCACGGAGCTTTTGCTTGAGGATTTCGCTGGCGAGTTGCTTGACGGGTTTGCGTTCCTTTCTGGCGATCTCGCGCAAGGCGAGGAAACACTCCTGATCGATCTCGATCTCGAAATGGCGTCGCTGGATGTCTACGTCGAGCTCGCCAGGTTCCAGGGACTCCTCATAGTCGGTGATGCTGTGCGTGTCCCAGAATTGGGCCGCCTCCCGCTCGGAGCGGAACTCCTCCGGCAGCGGATCAATCCGTCTATTTGTGTTTGGCATAGTATTTCCTTTCCGCCGGCAATCTGTGCCATAGCGGCGTAGACATCGTCACCACGCACGCGGCCTTTGACCATCCTGCGGACCACCGGGCTGGACAGGAGCACTTCTTCCGCTTCGGCGACCGTCACGCGATGCTTGCTGGTCAGCTTCTCGACGACAGCTTCCTTCCAGAGGATATCGGTGATCCGCATCCACTACCCCTCACGACTCATCTTCCAGGGACCAGCATTGGGCCGCGACGATGTCTTCCAGCAGCAGACGAGGACTGCGTTTAGGCATCGATCAGCTCCGGCTCGATCTGGGCCCACAAGGCCGGTCGAATCGCTCTGGCCGAGACGAGATCGACTCTCATGTCGAGCAGTGTCTCCAACTCCTCGGCCAGCGAGACGAAATCCAGTCCGATTGACGGCGCCACATCGACGAGAATGTCCACGTCGCTGCCGTCGGTCTGCTCGCCGCGGGCCCAGGAGCCGAACACGGCGATCCGGCGGATCGGATAGCGGCCGCACAACTGCGCCTTCTGCTGTCGCAGCGTCGATACGATGTTCTCACGTGGCCGAACCATGGATCGATTCTACACCCGTCGCGGCGCGACTGCAACGTGGAAATACTTTGGATCGGGGGGGCAGACGCCGGTTTCGGAACCAGTGACGATCCGCGATAGCATCCACGGTGCTGTGGCTATGGGTTTGTGCCGCAGAGGCGGATGGGCGGGTGTTCGGCGTAGCGGAGGAAGTCGGCGTCGGTGGTGAGAATTCGTCGCCATCGCCACCTCCTTTTTACACAAAGTATCACACATCGGCATGTGTCGATCAAGCCGCCGTCGACCGGAGGGCGGGGCGTTTCCCGTGCAGGCCTTTTGTAGGGGCAACCCCCCGTGGTTGCCCTATTGGCAGATGTCGTTGTCCGGGTTTCATTTGGGCAGGCACGGGGGACGGTTCGGGGGCAGGCACGGGGGCCTGCCCCTACGGGGTGGGGCTGTGTCTTGGGCAGGCACGGGGGCCTGCCCCTACCATTGCGGTTCGGTTTGGGGATTGGGTTGCGCCTGAGGGTTCTCTCGGTCCCAGATCCACGATGCGGGATTGGCCGCGATGTATTGTCGAATGCGGTTCAGCGATTCCTCATTGCGGATGACGTGTTCGTAGTAATTGCGTTGCCAGAGACGGCCGGGGAAGGGCGGCCACCCACGGTGTCGGACGCCGTCGGCGTATTGCTTTGTCGTCCACGTTTTGAATCGACGCACGACGTCGCCCAACGACAACATCCGCCCGTCATTCGTAGGGGCAACCCCCCGTGGTTGCCCGGTTCGTGGATGTTGTTGTCCGGTTTCATTCGGGCAGGCACGGGGGGCGGGCGCCAGGGGATGGGACGGTTCAGGGCAGGCACGGGGGCCTGCCCCTACGGGGGGATCGGCGGTCAACAGGATGATCGCATGGATGTGGTTGGGCATCACCACGAACGCGTCGGTTTCTACGCCGGGGTAACGGTCGGGTAATTCGTCCCACGCCGCCTGAACTACGTTGCCGCCGTCGCTGAGGCGCATCTGACCATCGATGATATCCCCGAACAGACACGTCTGCCCCTGGACACAGATGGTCACAAAATACGCTCCGGCCTGCGTGTAATTGTAGGCGAACCATCGAATCGATCGCCGATGATGTTTCTTTGGATCGTACGTCATGGCGTCCACCTCGTCGCGCCGATTGTGGGATTGCGGATTGCGATCCTGATCAGTATCGGTAAAAACCTATCTGAAATCCAGCCGTATCTCATTTCCGGCTGCAACCGGCGGCTATCCGTCGGATGTTCCGGTGTC
This portion of the Anaerobaca lacustris genome encodes:
- a CDS encoding four helix bundle protein; amino-acid sequence: MKRTHGEGNRSHESYESHRSNRTNSTHRTNDPPPLIGPHGGYRRLKSYQTAEIVHDATVAFVARFIDRHSRTTDQMVQAARSGKQNIAEASQASATSKKTELKLTSVARASLEELLLDYEDFLRQQNLPLWPKDHPQALAIRKLAYASNRSYQSHSATLRASSIGPM
- a CDS encoding AP2 domain-containing protein, giving the protein MTILKPIEVPAWLERLVVPLVLLWRRLRYGYAFRRIPLTQGLFAIVDPEDYAALARHKWHATRGRTTFYAQRKAWDPVARKEVTIKMHREILPVADGLVVDHVSRNGLDNRKANLRSATPAQNTCNRARAGRTGGHSAYRGVTRHKAMDQWFARIGVNGRTIPLGYFDDEIDAALAYDNAARHHHGPFATLNFPHGRPPRP
- a CDS encoding nucleotidyltransferase family protein → MVRPRENIVSTLRQQKAQLCGRYPIRRIAVFGSWARGEQTDGSDVDILVDVAPSIGLDFVSLAEELETLLDMRVDLVSARAIRPALWAQIEPELIDA
- a CDS encoding glycoside hydrolase family 43 protein, with the protein product MMMRRMILAAVVTVVLAQAAAGQPYLFSYFKGNGEDGLHLAYSNDGLAWTALNDDRSFLTPQVGTKLMRDPCICQGPDGTFHMVWTSGWWDKGIGLAHSKDLIHWSEQKWIEVMAHEGDAVNCWAPEIYYDAPTGTYLIFWSTTIPGRFPETERVDGDRGDGRVLNHRIYYVTTRDFVTFSETKLFYDDGFNAIDATIVKDGDRYIMFIKDETKVPVAKKDIRIATAARAEGPYGPASPPFSPDWVEGPTALKIGDYWHVYYDAYTRHRMEGVRSKDLVHWEPITEMLSFPKGLRHGTAFAVSNEILAALKEK
- a CDS encoding CopG family antitoxin; amino-acid sequence: MPNTNRRIDPLPEEFRSEREAAQFWDTHSITDYEESLEPGELDVDIQRRHFEIEIDQECFLALREIARKERKPVKQLASEILKQKLRAG
- a CDS encoding transposase; this encodes MTYDPKKHHRRSIRWFAYNYTQAGAYFVTICVQGQTCLFGDIIDGQMRLSDGGNVVQAAWDELPDRYPGVETDAFVVMPNHIHAIILLTADPPVGAGPRACPEPSHPLAPAPRACPNETGQQHPRTGQPRGVAPTNDGRMLSLGDVVRRFKTWTTKQYADGVRHRGWPPFPGRLWQRNYYEHVIRNEESLNRIRQYIAANPASWIWDRENPQAQPNPQTEPQW
- a CDS encoding secondary thiamine-phosphate synthase enzyme YjbQ yields the protein MAVRTEEIQVATRGNNHVIDITDEVARAVSRCGLRDGVVTAFHVGSTGGLTTTEFEPGLAEHDIEAAFEKIAPADGRYVHEQTWHDDNGHSHVRASLLGPSLSVPFVAGRLTLGTWQQIILIDFDTRARTRTVICQIIGE
- a CDS encoding four helix bundle suffix domain-containing protein — encoded protein: MHQANYLLDRQLAQLERQFLTEGGFTERLYHTRRHRRNHP